GATGCCGAGCTTGGCCTGCAGGCTGGCGATCTGCGAACGGGTCTGGACACGGAGCTTGGCGTCGAGGTTCGACAGCGGCTCGTCCATGAGGAAGACCTGCGGCTCACGCACGATGGCCCGGCCCATGGCGACGCGCTGGCGCTGACCGCCGGAGAGTGCCTTCGGCTTGCGGGAGAGGTAGTCCTCCAGCTGCAGCAGGCCGGCGGCCTCCTTCACGCGACGGTCGATCTCCGCCTTGGAGGTCTTGCGCAGCTTGAGCGCGAAGGCCATGTTCTCGTACACCGACATGTGCGGGTAGAGCGCGTAGTTCTGGAAGACCATCGCGATGTCGCGGGCCTTCGGCGGCAGGTGCGTGACGTCGCGGCCGTCGATCAGGATCTGACCGCCGTCGACGTCCTCCAGGCCGGCGAGCATGCGCAGCGAGGTGGACTTTCCGCAACCCGACGGGCCGACGAGGACCAGGAACTCGCCGTCGGCGATGTCCAGCTGGAGCTCGTTGACCGCGGGGCGCTCGGTGCCCGGGTAGACGCGGGACGCCTTCGCGTAGGTGACCGTAGCCATGGTGTGGCTGCTTCCTTTCACCGGCAGGAACGTGCCGGACGATCCGAGTGAAGAGGAGCGAGCCGGTGCTTCCACCGACCCTCGAGTGATCTCCGTCGTGCCTGACAGCGCGGCGGATGTCACCCGTGTGACGCCACCGTAAACGCGTTTGTGACCCCTGCCAAGGTCTGGCCGGCATTCTCCAACGGCATAACCGGACAATTGGTACGGCGAGCGGGTAAAGGTCTGCACGCGTGCGAGGAGTGGCTATGCTGGCGGGGCGTCACGCGCGCCTCCTTAGCTCAGATGGCCAGAGCACCCGCCTTGTAAGCGGGCGGTCGTCGGTTCGAATCCGACAGGGGGCTCATCTCTCCGAGGATTTTCCGGGGTGCGAAGTGGTTACTCTGCGCACCTGTTCGCCGAACTGAGGGTGTGCACGTTCCCTCGCTCTCGGACGGAAGGCCGGAATCATGATCGAGCCGCAGGCTGACTCCCGGAAGGCCTCCCGCCACCGTCTCTTCGGTGCCGCCAGTGGTGCGGCGCTGCTCGGCAGCCTCGGCCTCGCGTCCGTGGCCCGCGTGGCACGCCCGTCCCGTCCGGCGCCGGAATCGCCCGCACCGCAGGGGGACTAGGCCGGGCCGGCCGGGGCCGGGCGCGGCCGGCGAGGGGTCAGGCCGGGACCGGCCAGACGTAGGGCAGGTCGGCCGGGATGCCGCCGAAGAGCGGGCCGTAGTGGTCCGGGTCCTTGCGCAGCAGCGCGGACCGGTGGCTGAGGTGGAACGCGTCGTCGCCGAGCCACGGCGGCACCGCGCAGACCCGTTCCAGCTGCCGCTGCGAGCGGATCGTCACGTCGGCCGGTGACTGCCCGCGCGCGGCCGCGTAGTCCGCGATCAGCGCGACCGCCACCGTGTCCGCGTGCCCGCGCTCCTGCCAGGCCACGCAGACGTCCAGGCCGTAGCGGACCAGCGCCTCCTGGAAGCCGTGCCACATCTTCACGGCCGGGTGGTTGCGCCAGCCGTAGCCCGGGCGGGTCAGGCCGCGCAGCACCTGAAGCGTCTCCGCGCGCTGTTTGCCCAGGCGCTTCGCGTCGAGCACGCGGGCGCTCTCCAGGAAATCGGGATACGGCAGGAATGTCTGCATCGTTGCCGGAGTACCCACTGGGTGAGCGCGCATTCCCCGGACCGGTAAGAATGGGCGCTTGCCGGAGAAGGTGGGGATGATGGTCGCGCGGTGGTTGCCGGTCGCGGTGGCGCTGTCGCTCACGCTCGTGCTGGTGATCGTCCGTTCCGGCTGGTGGCAGGGCGTGCTGATCGTGGTGCTCGGCACCGCGGTCGCGTGGTTGGCGCCACGGGCCGCCGAGGGCCGGCACGCCGCGCGGGAGTTCCGGCGGGTCACCACGGATCTTCGTCGCCAGCGGCTGGCCGCGGAGGAGGCCCGGGCGCTCGCCGAGGAGCGCCGCGACGGCGCGGAGGAGGCCCGCGAGCTGGCCGAGGCCGCCCGGGACCGTGCGGAGGCGGACCGGGCCGAGGCGGACGCGGCCCGCGAGGCGGCGGACGAGCGCGCGCTGATCGGCCCGGAGATGCACGACCTGGTCAGCAACGCGATCGGCGTGATGGTGGTGCTGGCCGAGGGTGGGCCGGCCGCGGTGGAGAGCCGGCCGCAGGCGGCGGAGCGGGCGTTCGACACGATCGCCGGCACCGGGCGGCGCACGCTCGCGGAGCTCGGTGACATGCTCAGCGTGCTCCGCCGGGACATCGAGCCGGGGCAGCGCGCGGTGCCCGGCCTGGCCGACCTGCCGGAGCTGGTGCGGATCATGCGGGCCGCCGGGATGGCGCTGACCATGGTGGCGCCGGAGGACGTCCGGCTCGGCCGCAGTGAAGGGCTGGCGGTCTACCGCGTGGTGCAGGAGGCGTTGACGAACGCGCTGAACCACGCGCCGGGGCAACCGGTCGAGGTGCGGCTGGAGGTCGCGGACGCGCGCCTGGTCGCGACCGTGAGCAACCCGGTGCCGTCGCGGCGTGGCCCGGAGCCGGTGGCCGGGCACGGCATCCGGGGCATGCGGGAGCGGGCCGAGAGTGTGCGCGGTGAGCTGTCCGCGGCCGAGGACGACGGCCGGTGGCGGGTCCGGTTGACGGTGCCGGTGGAGAAGCCGGCCAAGCCGGCGCCGGCCGGTAAGAACCGGCGGGCCGACAAGAACGGCAAGGGCGCGGGCCGGAAGCGTTAAGTCTTCGCGACAATCGGACATATGCGGATAAAGGCCTATAGCCTGCCGGTGTGCTGCGATATTTCCTCATCACGCTGCTGGTCGGCGGCCTGACCGGGCCCGGGCTTCCCGGCCCGGCCGCCGCGGCCGGCACGCCGAAGACCTCACCCGCCGGCGACACGCTCGGCGCCGACGACGCCCGGCGGCTCGCCGAGGCCCGGGCCGGCGGCAGGTCCACCGTCACCGTGCTGGTCGCGACCGGCCGCGGCGGCGCGACCGCGGTCGCCGGCCGGCTCACCCGGCTCGGCGGCTCCGTCTCCCGCAGCGTCGACCGGCTCGGCTACGTGCTCGCCAAACTCCCGACCGGCGCCGTGCTCGACGCGGCCCGGCTCGACGGGGTGGAGGCGCTCGACCTGGACTCGGTCGTGCCGCGCCCGGACCCGGCCGACGGGCTGGGCGGCGGTTCCGCCCCCGCGCGCGAGGCCCGCAGCGGGCCGGGGAAGGACACGCCCGCGGACAACCCGTTCCTGCCGGCCGGCGAGACCGGCGCGGTCGAGTTCATCAGGACCCATCCGGCGTACGACGGGCGCGGCGTCACCATCGGGATCATGGACTCCGGCGTGGACGTCGACCACCCGGCACTGCAGCGGACCACCACCGGCGAACGCAAGATCGTCGACGTGTTCACCGTCACCGATCCGCTCGAGGACCGCACCTGGCTGCGGATGAACCTGCCGGTCACCGGCCCGTCGTTCCAGGTCGGCGGCGCGCGGTTCACGGCGCCGGCCGGGTCGTACGCGTTCAACTGGTTCTACGAGTCGATCACCAAGGCCAGTGATCCGGGCGGCGACGTCAACCGGGACGGCGACACCACGGACGCGTTCGGCGTGCTCTACGACCCGGTGTCGCACGACGTGCGGGTCGACGCGAACCGGAACAAGAGCTTCACGGACGAGCCGGTCATGCGGCCGTACCGGGAGCGGTACGACATCGGGCACTTCGGGACCGACGACCCGAAGACCGGGGCGATCGACCGGATGGCGTTCACCGTGGAGTACCGGGAGGACGTCGACGTCTCCGGCACCCGCTCCGACTTCGTCAACATCGGCATCCTGGAGAGCGAGCACGGCACGCACGTGGCCGGCATCGCGGCCGGCAACGACCTGCTGGGCAACGCCGCGTTCGACGGTGCCGCACCGGGCGCGAAGATCGTGTCCGGACGGGCCTGCACGTGGGGCGGCGGATGCACGTACGCCGCGCTCACCGACGGCATGGTGGACATGGTGATCAACCGGCACGTCGACGTGATCAACATGTCGATCGGCGGCCTGACCGCGCTGAACGACGGGCGCAACGCCTGGGTGCTGCTCTACGACCGGCTGATCACGGACTACGGCGTGCAGATGTTCATCTCGGCCGGCAACGACGGGCCCGGCCTGAACACGGTCGGCGACCCGTCCACCGCCGGCGCCGTGGTCTCGGTCGGCTCCACGATCAGCCGCGAGACGTGGGCCGCGAACTACGGCTCGGTGGTCTCCGCCGACTATGCGATGCACCCGTTCTCGTCCCGCGGCCCGCGCGAGGACGGCGGGCTCAAGCCGGACCTGGTCGCGCCGGGCGCCGCGATCTCCAGCACCCCGACCTGGCTGCCCGGCACGCCGGTGGCCCAGGCCGGATACACGCTGCCGACCGGGTACGCGATGCTGCAGGGCACCTCGATGGCGTCCCCGCAGGCGGCCGGCGCGGCCACGCTGCTGCTCTCCGCGGCGCGCGCGCAGGACCGCGGGCTCACGCCGGCCCAGCTGCGGCGGGCGCTCTACACCTCCGCGTCACACCTGCCAGGCGTGCCGGCGTTCGCCCAGGGGTACGGGCTGATCGACGTGCCGGCCGCGTGGAAGCTGCTCTGGCAGGACTTGGAGACGCGCACGTACACCGCGGTCGCCCCGGTCTGCACGGCGCTGTCCGACCTGATCGGCGCGGGCGACGAGCCGCTGCCCGGCCGGGGCAGCGGCATCCACAACCGGTGCCCGGCCGGGGAGGGCGGGCACAAGCCGTGGGAGTGGAAGCCGTACCCGGTGACGCTCACCCGGACCAGTGGCCCGGCCGGCCCGGTCGAGCACCGGCTCCGCTGGATCGGCAACGACGGCACGTTCACCGCGGCGCGCACCGTGACCCTGCCGCTGGACAGGCCGGTCACGGTCACGGTCGGGGCGCGGCCGTCACCCGGCGCGCACAGCGCGATCATGACGGTGGACGACCCGGCGACGCCGGTGGTGGACTTCGAGGTGTTCGCGACCGTGGTCGCGGCGACGCCGATCTCCGCGCCGGGGCACGCGTTCGAGGCGGACGGCAAGATCGAGCGGAACGCCACCCGGTCGTACTTCGTGGAGGTGCCGGACGGGGCGGAGGCGCTGCAGGTGAACCTGTCCGGGCTGGCCGCGGGTTCGCAGACGCGGTTCGTGGCGATCGACCCGTACGGCGTGCCGGCGGATCCGACCGCGACCACCGGCTGTTACCCGAACTTCGAGCCGGTGTCGCCCTGCGCCGGCATCGAGCGCGACTACCGCAAGCCGCTCTCCGGCATCTGGGAGATCGAGGTGGAGTCCCGGCGGACGTCGCCGATGCTGGTGAACCCGTACCGGATCGCCGCGGCCGTGCAGGGCGTCGAGGTGACACCGGCCGAGTCCACGCCGGGCACCGTGCGGGTGGGCGAGGTCAAGACGCTGAACTGGGACCTGCGCAACCGGTTCGGGCCGGTCCGGGTGGTCGCGCGCGGTGGGCCGCTGGGCAGCGTGGCGACCCGGCGGCCGACCGTCGCCGCCGACGCGCGGGTGGAGTCCACGCTGACCGTGCCGGCCGGGACCACGCGGCTGGACGTGTCGATCGGCGGGACCAGCGACGTCACGGCCGACCTGGACCTCTTCGTCTACCGCGGTGACTCGGACACACCGGTGGCGTCGTCCGCGGACGGCGACTCGGCGGAGTCGGTGTCGCTGACCGACCCGGAGGCGGGGGAGTACCGCGTGGTGGTGCAGGGCTACTCGGTGCCGTCCGGGGAGACGTCGTTCGACTACCGGGACGCGTACTTCACGCCGACGTTCGGCGCGCTGGCGGTGCCCGGTGACGTCGTACGCCTCGAACCCGGCGGTACGGCGAAGGTCAGCGGCTCGCTGACGGTGGCGTCGGCGGCGGCCGACGGGCGGTCGCTGGCCGGCGAGATGTCGGTGGTCACCGACCAGGGCGCCGTGGTCGGCGGCGCGACCGTCACGCTCGGGTCCTGACCAGCGGCGACAGGGCCCGTCCCCACCGTGGGGACGGGCCCTGTCGCCGTGGCCGGTGCGTGGATCACGAGTAGTCGGGGTCCAGGCCGGCCACCGGGCGCTCCCCGGCACGCGTGGACGGGCGGGCGCGGGCCGGGGACTCGGCGGGCTTCGGCGTCTCGGCCTGCTGCCGCGGCGTCTCCGCCAGGCGCGCGGGCGCCCGGCCGAAACCCTGGTGGTCCTGGTCCGGGGTGACGGTGATGGCGCTGTCGTCCACCGGCGAGCCGGGGACCCCGGCCCAGGCGTCGGCCGGGTGGCCGGCGAGCGTGCCGCCGCCACGGCCGGGGTCGGGCGCGGGCGCGGTGTGCCGGCCGGGTGCGGCGGGCGCGGTGCGGCGGCCGGGAGCAGGAGCGGGCGCGGCGGTGGTGCGCCGGTCGTTGCCGGGGCGGGTGACCGCGCGCCGGTCGTCGTCGGTCGCGGGCACGTGCGCGGCGGTGCGGTTCGGACCGTCGGCAGGCGTGCGCGTCGCGGTGCGATTCGGGCCGTCGGCGGGCGTGCGCGTCGTGGTGCGGCGCGGGCCGTCGGCGGGTGCGGATGCCGCGGCGTGCCCGGGGCCGCCGTCGGCGCGGCGAGGGCCGTTGTCGGTGTGCCCGGGGCCGCCGTCGGCGCGGCGAGGGCCGTTGTCGGTGTGCCCGGGGCCGCCGTCGGCGCGGCGGGGGCCGTTGTCGGTGTGCCCGGGGCCGTCGTCGGCGCGGTGGGCGCCGGCCGTGCGTGGGGTGCTCTGCGCCGGGAGCGCGCGCGTCCGCGTCGGGCTCGGCTTGGCGCGATGCCGGCCGGGCCGGGACGCGACCGGGCGCTCGTCCGCGCGGTCCGCCACCGCGTCCTGGCCGGTCAGCGCGGAGAGCATGGTGAGCCCGGGCAGTCCGGAGAGGCCCGGTCGCGGCGACTCGGCCGGTCGGCTGAGACCGGTGAGCGCCCCCAGCAGCCCGCCGTCACCGCCGAGTTCGGACCGCCGGCCGGCACTCGGGCCGGCATCCGGGCCGGCCTCCGAGTCGATGCCGAGGAACTGCGCGGCCGGGTGGGTGAACCCCGTTCGCCCGTGCGTCTCCTCGCCGCCGAGCAGCCCGCCCAGCAGGGTGTCCGATCCGCCCGCCGGCGCCGGTGCCGCTGCCGCGTTGCCGAGCAGGT
This genomic window from Catenuloplanes niger contains:
- a CDS encoding MSMEG_6728 family protein, with product MQTFLPYPDFLESARVLDAKRLGKQRAETLQVLRGLTRPGYGWRNHPAVKMWHGFQEALVRYGLDVCVAWQERGHADTVAVALIADYAAARGQSPADVTIRSQRQLERVCAVPPWLGDDAFHLSHRSALLRKDPDHYGPLFGGIPADLPYVWPVPA
- a CDS encoding S8 family serine peptidase, translating into MLRYFLITLLVGGLTGPGLPGPAAAAGTPKTSPAGDTLGADDARRLAEARAGGRSTVTVLVATGRGGATAVAGRLTRLGGSVSRSVDRLGYVLAKLPTGAVLDAARLDGVEALDLDSVVPRPDPADGLGGGSAPAREARSGPGKDTPADNPFLPAGETGAVEFIRTHPAYDGRGVTIGIMDSGVDVDHPALQRTTTGERKIVDVFTVTDPLEDRTWLRMNLPVTGPSFQVGGARFTAPAGSYAFNWFYESITKASDPGGDVNRDGDTTDAFGVLYDPVSHDVRVDANRNKSFTDEPVMRPYRERYDIGHFGTDDPKTGAIDRMAFTVEYREDVDVSGTRSDFVNIGILESEHGTHVAGIAAGNDLLGNAAFDGAAPGAKIVSGRACTWGGGCTYAALTDGMVDMVINRHVDVINMSIGGLTALNDGRNAWVLLYDRLITDYGVQMFISAGNDGPGLNTVGDPSTAGAVVSVGSTISRETWAANYGSVVSADYAMHPFSSRGPREDGGLKPDLVAPGAAISSTPTWLPGTPVAQAGYTLPTGYAMLQGTSMASPQAAGAATLLLSAARAQDRGLTPAQLRRALYTSASHLPGVPAFAQGYGLIDVPAAWKLLWQDLETRTYTAVAPVCTALSDLIGAGDEPLPGRGSGIHNRCPAGEGGHKPWEWKPYPVTLTRTSGPAGPVEHRLRWIGNDGTFTAARTVTLPLDRPVTVTVGARPSPGAHSAIMTVDDPATPVVDFEVFATVVAATPISAPGHAFEADGKIERNATRSYFVEVPDGAEALQVNLSGLAAGSQTRFVAIDPYGVPADPTATTGCYPNFEPVSPCAGIERDYRKPLSGIWEIEVESRRTSPMLVNPYRIAAAVQGVEVTPAESTPGTVRVGEVKTLNWDLRNRFGPVRVVARGGPLGSVATRRPTVAADARVESTLTVPAGTTRLDVSIGGTSDVTADLDLFVYRGDSDTPVASSADGDSAESVSLTDPEAGEYRVVVQGYSVPSGETSFDYRDAYFTPTFGALAVPGDVVRLEPGGTAKVSGSLTVASAAADGRSLAGEMSVVTDQGAVVGGATVTLGS
- a CDS encoding ABC transporter ATP-binding protein; its protein translation is MATVTYAKASRVYPGTERPAVNELQLDIADGEFLVLVGPSGCGKSTSLRMLAGLEDVDGGQILIDGRDVTHLPPKARDIAMVFQNYALYPHMSVYENMAFALKLRKTSKAEIDRRVKEAAGLLQLEDYLSRKPKALSGGQRQRVAMGRAIVREPQVFLMDEPLSNLDAKLRVQTRSQIASLQAKLGITTVYVTHDQVEAMTMGHRVAVMLDGNLQQVDTPRALYDTPKNVFVAGFMGSPAMNIKTVSLVDGGADFAGIVLPITRENIESARTGGDKVTVGFRPEDTDIVSASEGGLPIVVELVEDLGSDANVYGHAEIGGASERFVVRTDRRHMPNMGETIYVKPRADKIHLFNAKTTERI
- a CDS encoding sensor histidine kinase gives rise to the protein MPEKVGMMVARWLPVAVALSLTLVLVIVRSGWWQGVLIVVLGTAVAWLAPRAAEGRHAAREFRRVTTDLRRQRLAAEEARALAEERRDGAEEARELAEAARDRAEADRAEADAAREAADERALIGPEMHDLVSNAIGVMVVLAEGGPAAVESRPQAAERAFDTIAGTGRRTLAELGDMLSVLRRDIEPGQRAVPGLADLPELVRIMRAAGMALTMVAPEDVRLGRSEGLAVYRVVQEALTNALNHAPGQPVEVRLEVADARLVATVSNPVPSRRGPEPVAGHGIRGMRERAESVRGELSAAEDDGRWRVRLTVPVEKPAKPAPAGKNRRADKNGKGAGRKR